The Microbacter sp. GSS18 genome has a segment encoding these proteins:
- the ribD gene encoding bifunctional diaminohydroxyphosphoribosylaminopyrimidine deaminase/5-amino-6-(5-phosphoribosylamino)uracil reductase RibD has translation MAASHIERKAMRRALDIARRGPRGLNPQVGAVILSPAGDVVAEGWHRGAGTAHAEVDALSKLDPGAAEGATAVVTLEPCNHTGLTGPCSEALIAAGVARVVYATADPGAHSSGGAARLREADVEVEAGVELEAATELLGSWLTVQRLGRPHVTVKWAQSLDGRAAAADGTSQWITGPAARSDVHRRRASADAIVAGIGTVLADDPALTARTPDGALADEQPIPVVLGRRDVPADAAVRRHPKPLLHYPGDLPAALEDLRSRGVQTVFVEGGPVVASAFLRQGLVDEVVAYIAPVLLGGSRLALDDIGVATIAQARRLTVAAVETLGDDLLIVARPVSEGDS, from the coding sequence ATGGCGGCCAGCCACATCGAGCGCAAGGCGATGCGCCGCGCCCTCGACATCGCGCGCCGCGGCCCGCGCGGCCTCAATCCGCAGGTCGGCGCCGTCATCCTCTCGCCCGCCGGCGACGTCGTCGCGGAGGGGTGGCACCGCGGCGCCGGCACGGCGCACGCCGAGGTCGACGCCCTGTCCAAGCTCGATCCGGGCGCCGCGGAGGGCGCGACCGCCGTGGTGACGCTCGAGCCGTGCAACCACACCGGGCTCACCGGCCCCTGCTCCGAAGCCCTCATCGCCGCCGGCGTCGCACGCGTGGTGTACGCCACCGCCGATCCCGGCGCGCACTCGTCGGGCGGCGCTGCACGCCTGCGCGAGGCGGATGTCGAGGTGGAGGCGGGCGTCGAACTCGAAGCGGCCACCGAGCTGCTCGGCTCGTGGCTGACCGTGCAGCGCCTCGGGCGTCCGCACGTCACCGTCAAGTGGGCTCAGAGCCTCGACGGCCGCGCTGCCGCGGCCGACGGCACGAGCCAGTGGATCACCGGCCCCGCCGCGCGCTCCGACGTGCATCGGCGGCGCGCCTCGGCGGACGCGATCGTGGCGGGCATCGGCACGGTCCTCGCGGACGATCCGGCGCTCACCGCCCGCACGCCGGACGGCGCCCTCGCGGACGAGCAGCCGATCCCGGTGGTGCTCGGCCGTCGCGACGTTCCCGCGGATGCCGCCGTGCGGAGGCATCCGAAGCCCCTGCTCCACTACCCCGGCGACCTGCCGGCCGCCCTCGAGGACCTGCGCTCCCGCGGCGTGCAGACGGTTTTCGTCGAAGGCGGGCCCGTCGTCGCGAGCGCCTTCCTGCGACAGGGTCTCGTCGACGAGGTCGTCGCCTACATCGCCCCCGTGCTGCTGGGGGGATCCCGCCTCGCCCTCGACGACATCGGCGTGGCCACCATCGCCCAGGCGCGCCGGCTCACCGTGGCCGCCGTCGAGACCCTCGGCGACGATCTGCTGATCGTCGCCCGCCCCGTCTCGGAAGGAGACAGCTGA
- a CDS encoding riboflavin synthase, with protein MFTGIVEEIGQITAVTESGDGVRVTVRAPKAVADAAHGDSIAVSGVCLTVVDQGEDWFTADVMRQTLDMSTLAGVEPGRPVNLERATATGGRLGGHIVQGHIDGTGEVLEVRPGEQWSVVRVGLPADLAPLVVDKGSIAVDGVSLTVSAVSPAPEAFAGEDAGAWFEVSLIPETLAATTLGARVPGDRVNLETDILARHVRRLLAFSPTAAAVPTEGGSR; from the coding sequence ATGTTCACCGGCATCGTCGAAGAGATCGGACAGATCACCGCGGTCACGGAGTCCGGCGACGGGGTGCGCGTGACCGTGCGTGCGCCGAAGGCGGTCGCCGACGCCGCCCACGGCGACTCGATCGCCGTGAGCGGCGTGTGCCTCACGGTCGTCGACCAGGGCGAGGACTGGTTCACCGCAGACGTCATGCGGCAGACGCTCGACATGTCCACGCTCGCCGGCGTCGAGCCCGGACGCCCGGTCAACCTCGAACGGGCGACCGCGACCGGGGGCCGCCTGGGCGGCCACATCGTGCAGGGCCACATCGACGGGACGGGCGAGGTGCTCGAGGTTCGCCCGGGCGAGCAGTGGAGCGTCGTGCGGGTGGGCCTTCCCGCCGACCTCGCGCCGCTCGTGGTCGACAAGGGCTCCATCGCCGTCGACGGCGTGTCGCTCACCGTGAGCGCTGTCTCCCCCGCGCCCGAGGCGTTCGCCGGGGAGGACGCCGGTGCGTGGTTCGAGGTGTCGCTGATCCCCGAGACCCTCGCCGCCACCACGCTCGGCGCCCGCGTGCCCGGCGACCGCGTCAACCTCGAGACCGACATCCTGGCACGCCACGTGCGGCGCCTGCTCGCGTTCAGCCCGACGGCAGCGGCCGTCCCGACCGAAGGAGGCTCGCGATGA
- the ribA gene encoding GTP cyclohydrolase II, whose product MSLATIPEALDALRAGRPVIVADDENRENEGDVILSAQLATAEWVAWTVRWTSGFLCAPMPADWADRLDLPPMVENNQDTRGTAYTVSVDAADRVSTGISAADRAHTLNVLADPESTPSSVIRPGHVLPLRAVDGGVRERAGHTEAAVELTRLAGLAPVGVIGEVVAEDGSMMRLPGLQQMGAEYGVPVITIEQLVAYLDAQEPLDGEERPASHRRRVSLRAESRVPTVHGSFRLLAYKDRVTGTDHIAIVSGDLDEAAPLVRVHSECLTGEAFGSLKCECGPQLGAALDAIDRDGGIVVYMRGHEGRGIGLINKLRAYSLQERGLDTVDANLALGLPADARDYAAAAGILADLGVEAVRLLTNNTDKVDQLRELGLDIVEQVPLLVGVGPNNHQYLATKRDRMGHVIDDVDFADAIAQMHENHLTEGETR is encoded by the coding sequence ATGAGCCTTGCCACCATCCCCGAGGCGCTCGACGCGCTGCGCGCGGGGCGCCCCGTCATCGTCGCCGACGATGAGAACCGCGAGAACGAGGGCGACGTCATCCTCTCGGCCCAGCTCGCCACTGCGGAATGGGTCGCCTGGACGGTCCGCTGGACGAGCGGCTTCCTGTGTGCCCCGATGCCGGCGGACTGGGCGGACAGGCTCGACCTGCCCCCGATGGTCGAGAACAACCAGGACACGCGCGGCACGGCCTACACCGTGAGCGTGGATGCCGCCGACCGCGTCTCGACGGGCATCAGCGCGGCCGACCGGGCGCACACCCTCAACGTGCTCGCCGATCCCGAATCCACGCCGTCGAGCGTCATCCGCCCCGGGCACGTCCTGCCGCTGCGCGCCGTCGACGGCGGCGTCCGCGAGCGCGCCGGCCACACCGAGGCGGCCGTCGAGCTCACCCGCCTGGCAGGTCTCGCTCCCGTCGGCGTCATCGGCGAGGTCGTCGCCGAAGACGGCAGCATGATGCGCCTGCCGGGTCTGCAGCAGATGGGCGCCGAGTACGGCGTGCCGGTCATCACGATCGAGCAGCTCGTCGCCTACCTCGATGCGCAGGAGCCGCTCGACGGCGAGGAGCGCCCCGCCTCGCACCGGCGTCGCGTGAGCCTGCGCGCCGAGTCGCGGGTGCCGACGGTGCACGGCAGCTTCCGGCTCCTCGCCTACAAGGACCGGGTGACGGGCACCGATCACATCGCCATCGTCTCCGGCGACCTCGACGAAGCCGCGCCCCTCGTCCGCGTGCACTCGGAGTGCCTGACGGGCGAGGCGTTCGGCTCGCTCAAGTGCGAGTGCGGCCCGCAACTGGGAGCCGCCCTCGACGCGATCGACCGGGACGGCGGGATCGTCGTCTACATGCGCGGCCACGAGGGCCGCGGCATCGGCCTCATCAACAAGCTGCGCGCCTACAGCCTGCAGGAGCGCGGGCTCGACACCGTCGACGCCAACCTGGCGCTGGGGCTCCCCGCCGATGCGCGCGACTACGCCGCCGCCGCCGGCATCCTGGCCGACCTCGGCGTCGAGGCCGTGCGGCTGCTCACCAACAACACGGACAAGGTGGACCAGCTGCGCGAGCTCGGACTCGACATCGTCGAGCAGGTCCCGCTCCTGGTGGGCGTCGGCCCCAACAACCACCAGTACCTCGCGACCAAGCGCGACCGCATGGGCCACGTGATCGACGACGTCGACTTCGCCGACGCCATCGCCCAGATGCACGAGAACCACCTCACCGAAGGAGAGACCCGATGA
- the ribH gene encoding 6,7-dimethyl-8-ribityllumazine synthase has product MSGKGSPQTAGVVDGAGLDVVIVAGTWHDGITDGLIAGAERTLAAAGASWRLVRVPGSFELPVVSKAALEAGADAVVALGVIIRGGTPHFEFVSSAATEGLTRVALDTGKPVGFGVLTLDDEQQGLDRAGLPGSKEDKGQEAADAALRTAIILRELRAAA; this is encoded by the coding sequence ATGAGCGGGAAGGGATCGCCGCAGACCGCGGGGGTCGTCGACGGAGCGGGCCTGGATGTCGTGATCGTGGCCGGAACCTGGCACGACGGGATCACCGACGGCCTCATCGCCGGCGCCGAGCGCACGCTCGCGGCCGCCGGGGCGTCGTGGCGGCTCGTGCGCGTTCCGGGTTCGTTCGAGCTTCCGGTCGTCAGCAAGGCGGCTCTCGAGGCCGGCGCCGACGCCGTGGTGGCCCTCGGCGTCATCATCCGCGGCGGCACACCCCACTTCGAGTTCGTGTCGTCGGCCGCGACCGAGGGGCTCACCCGCGTCGCGCTGGACACCGGCAAGCCGGTCGGCTTCGGCGTGCTGACCCTCGACGACGAGCAGCAGGGCCTGGACCGCGCCGGTCTTCCGGGCTCGAAGGAGGACAAGGGACAGGAGGCCGCCGACGCCGCCCTGCGGACGGCGATCATCCTGAGAGAGCTGCGCGCGGCAGCCTGA
- a CDS encoding ABC transporter permease, with protein MSAVQVQAPPRGGGVRALWAGNPQAVIQRGLIAARSSSWVVVLSGFFEPVFYLASMGIGLGSMIGDVETSQGISVSYAAFIAPALLAVAAMNGAIYDSTWNVFFKLNYGKLYEGMLATSLGPLDVALGEILYALLRGLLYATGFMVIMQVLGLNLAWTAVLALPAVLLIAFGFASVGMAVTSYMKTFQHMDWINIVLLPMFLFSATLYPIAIYPEWVQSVIMAFPLWHGVELVRGLTTGILSIDLLWHVAYYLVMIAFGLVFTTRRLRALFLD; from the coding sequence GTGAGCGCGGTCCAGGTTCAGGCGCCGCCCCGCGGCGGCGGCGTCCGCGCGCTGTGGGCGGGCAATCCGCAGGCGGTGATCCAGCGGGGCCTCATCGCCGCCCGCTCGTCGAGCTGGGTGGTCGTGCTGTCGGGCTTCTTCGAGCCTGTGTTCTACCTCGCGTCGATGGGCATCGGCCTGGGCTCCATGATCGGCGACGTCGAGACGTCGCAGGGGATCTCGGTGTCCTACGCCGCCTTCATCGCTCCGGCCCTGCTCGCCGTCGCCGCGATGAACGGCGCGATCTACGACTCGACGTGGAACGTCTTCTTCAAGCTCAACTACGGCAAGCTCTACGAGGGCATGCTGGCGACCTCGCTCGGCCCGCTCGACGTCGCCCTCGGCGAGATCCTGTACGCGCTGCTGCGCGGACTGCTGTACGCGACCGGCTTCATGGTCATCATGCAGGTGCTCGGGCTGAACCTCGCCTGGACCGCGGTGCTGGCGCTGCCGGCCGTGCTGCTCATCGCCTTCGGGTTCGCCAGCGTCGGCATGGCCGTCACGAGCTACATGAAGACGTTCCAGCACATGGACTGGATCAACATCGTGCTGCTGCCGATGTTCCTGTTCTCGGCCACGCTGTACCCCATCGCGATCTACCCCGAATGGGTCCAGAGCGTCATCATGGCCTTCCCGCTGTGGCACGGCGTCGAACTCGTCCGGGGCCTCACCACCGGCATCCTGTCGATCGACCTGCTGTGGCACGTGGCGTACTACCTCGTGATGATCGCCTTCGGCCTGGTGTTCACCACGCGACGCCTGCGTGCGCTGTTCCTGGACTGA
- a CDS encoding ABC transporter permease — protein sequence MSANDPAAPGAAAATATPTLDELRAEAMEWGRRPRARGTWYVTEHMVRAMRAYGWTIIVGAFGQPVLYLLGLAVGLAALIQQPVDDGGQSVPYLVFVAPALLMTSAISVATEEFTYPVMAGFKWRRYFFGFSASALSSRQIANGVMVGAMARMAVTVVLYFAFIMLFFLWLQPGATTPATAWLMIVIGVLGGLAFGVPLMAYAASIEDDKGQFALVQRFVFMPMFLFSGTFYPLAVLPLWLQWIGWISPLWHAAELGRVVAYGKEVDPAMIAVHIVYLLVLTAVGLVLSWRLFGKRLAK from the coding sequence ATGAGCGCGAACGATCCTGCGGCACCCGGCGCGGCCGCCGCGACCGCGACCCCGACTCTCGACGAGCTGCGCGCCGAGGCCATGGAGTGGGGGCGCCGCCCGCGCGCCCGCGGCACGTGGTACGTCACCGAGCACATGGTGCGAGCCATGCGCGCGTACGGGTGGACGATCATCGTCGGGGCCTTCGGCCAGCCCGTGCTGTACCTGCTGGGGCTCGCCGTGGGTCTCGCCGCGCTCATCCAGCAGCCCGTCGACGACGGCGGCCAGAGCGTGCCCTACCTGGTGTTCGTCGCCCCCGCGCTGCTCATGACCTCGGCGATCTCGGTCGCCACCGAAGAGTTCACCTACCCGGTCATGGCGGGGTTCAAGTGGCGGCGGTACTTCTTCGGGTTCAGCGCTTCTGCGCTGTCGTCGCGGCAGATCGCCAACGGCGTCATGGTCGGCGCGATGGCCCGCATGGCCGTGACCGTCGTGCTGTACTTCGCCTTCATCATGCTGTTCTTCCTGTGGCTGCAGCCCGGCGCGACCACCCCGGCCACAGCGTGGCTGATGATCGTCATCGGTGTCCTCGGCGGACTCGCATTCGGCGTTCCGCTCATGGCCTACGCCGCCTCGATCGAGGACGACAAGGGGCAGTTCGCTCTCGTGCAGCGATTCGTGTTCATGCCCATGTTCCTGTTCTCGGGCACGTTCTACCCGCTGGCCGTGCTGCCGCTGTGGCTGCAGTGGATCGGCTGGATCTCGCCGCTGTGGCACGCCGCCGAGCTCGGACGCGTCGTCGCGTACGGCAAGGAGGTCGACCCGGCGATGATCGCTGTCCACATCGTCTACCTGCTGGTCCTCACAGCCGTCGGGCTCGTGCTGTCGTGGCGGCTCTTCGGAAAGCGGCTGGCGAAGTGA
- a CDS encoding ABC transporter ATP-binding protein: MPEPVIRAEGLVKAYTAKGKPDFLAVDGLSFEVAPGESFGLLGPNGAGKSTTMKMIGAVSSRTGGDLSILGLDPDRHGPEIRSRLGVVPQQDNLDGELNARENLYIYGRYFGLPGRVCAQKADELLSFAQLEDKAKSKVDQLSGGMKRRLTIARGLINDPRILLLDEPTTGLDPQARHVLWDRLFRLKERGTTLVLTTHYMDEAEQLCDRLIVVDKGRIMAEGTPASLIREHSSREVLEVRFGSDRNQQVAAQLTGIGDRIEVLPDRILVYAHNGETALEELTARGLHPVTSLVRRSSLEDVFLRLTGRSLIE, encoded by the coding sequence GTGCCAGAACCAGTGATCCGAGCCGAGGGCCTCGTCAAGGCCTACACGGCCAAGGGCAAGCCGGACTTCCTCGCCGTCGACGGCCTGTCGTTCGAGGTCGCTCCGGGGGAGTCGTTCGGGCTGCTCGGCCCGAACGGGGCCGGCAAGTCGACGACGATGAAGATGATCGGCGCGGTGTCGAGCCGGACGGGCGGCGACCTGAGCATCCTGGGCCTGGACCCCGACCGTCACGGGCCCGAGATCCGCTCGCGACTGGGGGTCGTGCCGCAGCAGGACAACCTCGACGGCGAGCTCAACGCACGCGAGAACCTCTACATCTACGGTCGCTACTTCGGTCTTCCCGGCCGCGTGTGCGCGCAGAAGGCCGACGAGCTGCTGTCGTTCGCGCAGCTCGAGGACAAGGCGAAGTCCAAGGTCGACCAGCTCTCGGGCGGCATGAAGCGGCGCCTCACGATCGCCCGCGGCCTCATCAACGACCCTCGCATCCTGCTGCTGGACGAGCCGACCACGGGCCTGGACCCCCAGGCCCGTCACGTGCTGTGGGATCGGCTGTTCCGCCTCAAGGAGCGCGGCACGACGCTCGTGCTCACGACCCACTACATGGACGAGGCCGAGCAGCTGTGCGATCGCCTCATCGTGGTCGACAAGGGCCGCATCATGGCCGAGGGGACGCCCGCGTCGCTCATCCGCGAGCACTCCAGCCGCGAGGTGCTCGAGGTGCGGTTCGGCTCGGATCGCAACCAGCAGGTCGCCGCGCAGCTCACGGGCATCGGCGACCGCATCGAGGTGCTGCCCGACCGCATCCTCGTCTACGCGCACAACGGCGAGACGGCGCTCGAGGAGCTCACGGCGCGCGGCCTGCATCCGGTCACGAGCCTCGTGCGGCGATCGAGCCTCGAGGACGTCTTCCTGCGCCTGACCGGACGGTCGCTGATCGAATGA
- a CDS encoding ABC transporter ATP-binding protein: MSTSTAARRRGRRTPDGPRASFRQLLPFLFEHSRVLVVVAVLSVIGAVLTLAQPLVVGQVITRVQAGDTLGLLVWGLVALVVTASLISGFQHYLLQRTGTAVVYSSRRSLIARILHLPISEFDARRTGDLVSRVGTDTTLLYAVLTQGLADAVGNALIFLGALVAMAIIDPVLLVAIVVVIGVSVVGVVLLSGRIRRATAQQQEKVGELASGVERAIGSIRTVRAAGAGEREEAAVTGLAHEAYGIGVRIAKVSALVVPIAGIALQVSLLVVLGFGGFRVASGAITIASLVTFVMFLFMLIAPLGTFFGAITSVNQALGALGRIQEVLDLPTETSKDAEIAASVAVDREPESPEAAAGEAPAAIAFRDVRFAYPESVVAARRTAETEARAVLENAHVDTSSMPLDADDAGPGAAAAAPDRGEVLHGVSFDVPRGARVALVGPSGAGKSTTLALIERFYDPTGGTILLDGQDVRTLDRAALRAQLGYVEQDAPTLAGTIADNLRLASPDATDADCERVLRAVNLGDVLDRSELGLQAPVGEAGVMLSGGERQRLAIARALLAAPPILLLDESTSSLDGLNEQRMREAIDAVAAGRTLIVIAHRLSTVVDSDLIVVMENGRVVGQGTHSDLVASTPLYRDLAKHQLLV, from the coding sequence ATGTCCACCTCCACCGCCGCACGCCGCCGCGGACGTCGAACCCCGGACGGCCCGCGCGCGAGCTTCCGCCAGCTGCTCCCGTTCCTCTTCGAGCACTCCCGCGTGCTCGTCGTCGTCGCCGTCCTCAGCGTCATCGGAGCGGTCCTGACGCTCGCCCAGCCGCTCGTCGTCGGCCAGGTCATCACGCGCGTGCAGGCCGGCGACACGCTGGGCCTGCTGGTGTGGGGGCTCGTCGCGCTCGTCGTGACGGCATCCCTCATCTCGGGCTTCCAGCACTATCTGCTCCAGCGCACCGGCACCGCCGTGGTCTACTCGAGCCGGCGCAGCCTCATCGCCCGCATCCTGCACCTGCCGATCAGCGAGTTCGACGCGCGCCGCACCGGCGACCTCGTCTCGCGCGTGGGCACCGACACGACGCTGCTCTACGCCGTCCTGACGCAGGGACTGGCGGATGCCGTCGGCAACGCGCTCATCTTTCTCGGCGCGCTCGTGGCCATGGCGATCATCGACCCCGTGCTTCTCGTGGCGATCGTCGTCGTCATCGGGGTGTCGGTCGTGGGCGTCGTGCTGCTCAGCGGCCGCATCCGCCGCGCCACCGCGCAGCAGCAGGAGAAGGTCGGCGAGCTCGCGTCGGGCGTCGAGCGGGCGATCGGCTCGATCCGCACCGTGCGCGCCGCGGGCGCCGGCGAGCGCGAGGAGGCCGCCGTGACAGGCCTCGCGCACGAGGCGTACGGCATCGGCGTGCGCATCGCCAAGGTGTCGGCGCTCGTCGTGCCGATCGCGGGCATCGCGCTGCAGGTGTCGCTGCTGGTGGTCCTCGGGTTCGGCGGGTTCCGCGTGGCGTCGGGCGCCATCACGATCGCGAGCCTGGTGACGTTCGTGATGTTCCTGTTCATGCTCATCGCGCCGCTGGGGACGTTCTTCGGCGCGATCACGTCGGTCAACCAGGCCCTCGGTGCGCTGGGGCGCATCCAGGAGGTGCTCGACCTGCCGACCGAGACGTCGAAGGACGCCGAGATCGCGGCATCCGTCGCGGTCGATCGCGAGCCCGAGTCGCCGGAGGCCGCAGCCGGCGAGGCACCGGCGGCGATCGCGTTCCGCGACGTGCGCTTCGCCTACCCCGAGAGCGTCGTCGCCGCGCGCCGCACCGCCGAGACGGAGGCGCGTGCGGTTCTCGAGAACGCCCACGTCGACACGTCGTCGATGCCGCTGGACGCGGACGATGCCGGCCCGGGCGCGGCGGCCGCGGCACCCGATCGCGGCGAGGTGCTGCACGGGGTCTCGTTCGACGTGCCGCGCGGCGCCCGCGTCGCCCTCGTCGGCCCGTCGGGCGCCGGCAAGTCCACCACGCTCGCGCTGATCGAGCGGTTCTACGACCCCACCGGCGGCACCATCCTGCTCGACGGGCAGGACGTGCGCACGCTCGATCGCGCCGCGCTGCGCGCGCAGCTCGGCTATGTCGAGCAGGATGCGCCGACCCTCGCCGGCACGATCGCCGACAACCTGCGACTGGCCTCGCCCGACGCGACGGATGCCGACTGCGAGCGCGTGCTGCGGGCGGTGAACCTCGGTGACGTCCTCGACCGCAGCGAGCTCGGTCTTCAGGCGCCGGTCGGCGAGGCGGGCGTCATGCTCTCGGGCGGTGAGCGCCAGCGCCTGGCGATCGCGCGCGCACTGCTGGCTGCGCCCCCGATCCTGCTGCTGGACGAGTCGACGTCGTCGCTGGACGGCCTGAACGAGCAGCGCATGCGCGAGGCGATCGACGCCGTCGCCGCCGGGCGCACGCTCATCGTCATCGCGCACCGGCTCTCGACCGTCGTGGACAGCGACCTGATCGTCGTCATGGAGAACGGCCGCGTCGTCGGCCAGGGCACGCACTCCGACCTGGTGGCCTCGACCCCGCTCTACCGCGACCTCGCCAAGCACCAGCTGCTGGTGTGA
- a CDS encoding phosphoenolpyruvate carboxykinase (GTP): MALADIFTRPIQTATSEGVRRTFGAVPAVEGEGMAALREWVDEIAALTKPDSIHWVDGSRAENDALLRQQVDEGKLIKLNPEWRPGSYLARSHPSDVARTESRTFISSEREEDAGPTNNWVAPDEIRQTITPLFEGSMRGRTMYVVPFSMGAVGGPLSHIGVQVTDSAYAVTSIEVMTRVGTEVLQEIAAGAPWVKTVHSVGAPLEPGEADVAWPCNDEKYIVHFPDTLEVWSFGSGYGGNAILAKKCFALRIASVIGRDEGWLAEHMLLIRVISPEGKAYHVAAAFPSACGKTNLAMLRPTIPGWRVETLGDDIAWLRPGEDGRLWAINPEAGFFGVAPGTGESTNITAVETLWGNTIFTNVALRPDGDVWWEGLTDEPPAELIDWEGNPWTPASDRPAAHPNSRFTVSAGQCPQIADDWERPEGVPLDAILFGGRRATNVPLVVEATDWTHGVFMGSNISSERTAAAEGTVGELRRDPFAMLPFCGYNMADYFGHWLKVGQNLRFDRAPRIFQVNWFRKGADGRFLWPGFGDNARVIDWIIRRVEGQVDAQDSPIGRLPQTQDLNLDGVEVPQADLDELFSVDAASWLRETDLTEEFYATFDGKVPAALTAELESLRYRLKRA, encoded by the coding sequence ATGGCCCTCGCCGACATCTTCACCCGGCCCATCCAGACCGCAACGTCCGAGGGAGTCCGTCGCACGTTCGGCGCGGTCCCCGCGGTCGAGGGGGAGGGCATGGCCGCCCTCCGCGAGTGGGTCGATGAGATCGCCGCGCTGACCAAGCCCGACAGCATCCACTGGGTCGACGGCTCGCGCGCCGAGAACGACGCGCTGCTGCGCCAGCAGGTCGACGAGGGCAAGCTCATCAAGCTCAACCCCGAGTGGCGCCCCGGCTCGTACCTCGCCCGCTCCCACCCGAGCGACGTCGCGCGCACCGAGTCGCGCACCTTCATCTCGTCCGAGCGCGAAGAGGACGCCGGCCCCACCAACAACTGGGTCGCCCCCGACGAGATCCGGCAGACGATCACGCCGCTGTTCGAGGGTTCGATGCGCGGCCGCACGATGTACGTCGTGCCGTTCTCGATGGGCGCCGTGGGCGGCCCGCTGTCGCACATCGGCGTCCAGGTCACCGACAGCGCATACGCCGTGACGTCGATCGAGGTCATGACGCGCGTCGGCACCGAGGTGCTGCAGGAGATCGCCGCCGGCGCCCCGTGGGTCAAGACCGTGCACTCGGTGGGCGCGCCGCTGGAGCCCGGCGAGGCCGACGTCGCGTGGCCGTGCAACGACGAGAAGTACATCGTCCACTTCCCCGACACCCTCGAGGTCTGGTCGTTCGGCTCGGGCTACGGCGGCAACGCGATCCTCGCCAAGAAGTGCTTCGCGCTGCGCATCGCGTCGGTCATCGGCCGCGACGAGGGCTGGCTCGCCGAGCACATGCTGCTGATCCGCGTCATCAGCCCCGAAGGCAAGGCATACCACGTCGCAGCGGCGTTCCCCTCGGCGTGCGGCAAGACCAACCTCGCGATGCTGCGCCCGACGATCCCCGGGTGGCGGGTGGAGACGCTTGGCGACGACATCGCCTGGCTGCGGCCCGGCGAGGACGGTCGCCTGTGGGCCATCAACCCCGAGGCCGGCTTCTTCGGCGTCGCTCCCGGCACCGGCGAGTCCACCAACATCACCGCCGTGGAGACCCTGTGGGGCAACACGATCTTCACCAACGTGGCGCTCCGCCCCGACGGGGACGTGTGGTGGGAGGGTCTGACCGACGAGCCGCCGGCAGAGCTCATCGACTGGGAGGGCAACCCCTGGACCCCGGCATCCGACCGGCCCGCAGCCCACCCGAACTCGCGCTTCACCGTCTCGGCCGGCCAGTGCCCGCAGATCGCCGACGACTGGGAGCGTCCCGAGGGCGTGCCGCTGGACGCGATCCTGTTCGGCGGGCGCCGAGCGACCAACGTCCCGCTCGTCGTGGAGGCCACCGACTGGACGCACGGCGTGTTCATGGGCTCGAACATCTCGTCCGAGCGCACCGCGGCCGCCGAGGGCACCGTGGGGGAGTTGCGCCGCGACCCGTTCGCGATGCTGCCGTTCTGCGGCTACAACATGGCCGACTACTTCGGCCACTGGCTCAAGGTCGGCCAGAACCTGCGCTTCGACCGGGCGCCCCGCATCTTCCAGGTCAACTGGTTCCGCAAGGGCGCCGACGGCCGCTTCCTGTGGCCCGGGTTCGGCGACAACGCCCGCGTCATCGACTGGATCATCCGCCGGGTCGAGGGGCAGGTCGACGCGCAGGACAGCCCGATCGGGCGTCTGCCGCAGACCCAGGACCTCAACCTCGACGGCGTCGAGGTGCCGCAGGCCGACCTCGACGAGCTGTTCTCGGTCGATGCTGCGTCGTGGCTGCGCGAGACCGACCTGACCGAGGAGTTCTACGCCACCTTCGACGGCAAGGTCCCTGCTGCTCTGACCGCCGAGCTGGAGTCCCTGCGCTACCGCCTCAAGCGCGCCTGA